The Streptomyces sp. NBC_01255 genome window below encodes:
- a CDS encoding pyridoxamine 5'-phosphate oxidase family protein produces the protein MSRYDRLAYTSSVRRVQEQMGSATATDRRLREPVEEAEPLTGAETGFIRSLDGFLFASVGETGWPYIQFRGGPPGFVHVLDAHTLGYLDVRGNRQYITTGNVRGNDRVALFFIDHARQARLKLFGHATAVPAGEAPELVERLDSPRTDGTVEQLVTIRVEAFAWNCPNHITPRFSQREVSEAMAPVRDRLALLEQENAALRAELADRPAR, from the coding sequence ATGAGCCGGTACGACCGACTCGCGTACACCTCGTCGGTGCGCCGGGTCCAGGAGCAGATGGGCAGCGCCACGGCGACCGACCGGCGGCTGCGGGAGCCGGTCGAGGAGGCCGAGCCGCTCACCGGCGCCGAGACCGGCTTCATCCGGAGCCTCGACGGCTTCCTGTTCGCCAGCGTGGGCGAGACCGGCTGGCCGTACATCCAGTTCCGCGGCGGCCCACCGGGCTTCGTCCACGTCCTGGACGCGCACACCCTCGGCTATCTGGACGTCCGCGGCAACCGGCAGTACATCACCACCGGCAACGTGCGCGGCAACGACCGGGTCGCGCTGTTCTTCATCGACCACGCCCGGCAGGCCCGCCTCAAACTGTTCGGTCACGCCACCGCCGTGCCGGCCGGCGAGGCTCCCGAGCTCGTCGAGCGCCTGGACTCGCCGCGTACCGACGGAACGGTCGAGCAGCTCGTCACCATCCGGGTCGAGGCCTTCGCCTGGAACTGCCCCAACCACATCACCCCGCGCTTCAGTCAGCGCGAGGTCTCCGAGGCCATGGCGCCGGTCCGTGACCGCCTCGCACTCCTTGAGCAGGAGAACGCCGCCCTGCGCGCGGAACTGGCGGACCGGCCCGCCCGCTGA
- a CDS encoding diiron oxygenase, which yields MVSDVIDRNDRFRGILDRLATKSIDDYYNPYRLFEWPDRLPEDMWWMSPELTTTYGTEWAEKLTPQQLHTLSKHESINFYSLNVHGIRELLIEVVARIHTAGFETPSEFFHHFIGEENEHMWFFAEFCLRYGGKIYKQPAGGAEVAGSSAKIQSLLVFTRILIFEELVDHFNSAMAEDERLHETIRGINRIHHQDESRHIAFGRELVSLLHQDLKETATEQELDDVSTYLRRYLKHSFDSLYHPQVYRDAGLENPHELRRSLMESPARAEAELRTFRKTAKYLEKTGLIR from the coding sequence ATGGTCAGCGACGTGATCGACCGAAACGACCGGTTCCGGGGAATCCTGGACCGGCTCGCCACGAAGTCGATCGACGACTACTACAACCCGTACCGGCTGTTCGAGTGGCCGGACCGACTGCCCGAGGACATGTGGTGGATGAGCCCCGAGCTCACCACCACGTACGGGACGGAATGGGCCGAGAAGCTCACTCCTCAGCAGCTCCACACGCTTTCCAAGCACGAGAGCATCAATTTCTACAGCCTCAATGTGCACGGCATCCGGGAACTGCTCATCGAAGTGGTCGCCCGGATTCACACCGCCGGTTTCGAAACGCCTTCGGAGTTCTTCCACCATTTCATCGGTGAGGAGAACGAGCACATGTGGTTCTTTGCCGAATTCTGCCTCCGCTACGGCGGGAAGATCTACAAGCAGCCGGCCGGCGGCGCCGAGGTGGCCGGCTCCTCGGCCAAGATCCAGAGCCTGCTGGTCTTCACCCGGATCCTGATCTTCGAAGAGCTGGTCGACCACTTCAACTCGGCGATGGCCGAGGACGAGCGGCTGCACGAGACGATCCGCGGCATCAACCGGATCCACCACCAGGACGAGTCCCGGCACATCGCCTTCGGCCGAGAGCTGGTCAGCCTGCTCCACCAGGACCTGAAGGAGACCGCCACCGAGCAGGAACTCGACGACGTCTCCACCTACTTGCGCCGCTACCTGAAGCACAGCTTCGACTCGCTCTACCACCCGCAGGTCTACCGCGACGCCGGCCTGGAGAACCCGCACGAGCTGCGCCGGTCCCTGATGGAGTCGCCGGCCCGGGCCGAGGCCGAACTGCGCACCTTCCGCAAGACCGCCAAGTACCTCGAGAAGACGGGACTCATCCGATGA
- a CDS encoding holo-ACP synthase yields the protein MTQPLIGVDLVPLSRVGELLDPEAGPPAPGIGPLLGKYLSADELAVSRTPDGAPDQARIAGRLAAKEAVFKLLGAVGRPVPWQGIEVLRGPGGRPGIRLSGRAAELARAAGLGPIDVSISHDAGFAIAVAASSTSLDHHPSHAHHSSLDHRPSHAHHPSRSSHLAASATPKGMP from the coding sequence GTGACCCAGCCCCTGATCGGCGTCGACCTCGTCCCGCTCTCCCGGGTCGGCGAGCTCCTCGACCCCGAGGCCGGGCCGCCGGCTCCCGGCATCGGGCCGCTGCTCGGGAAGTACCTCTCCGCCGACGAACTGGCGGTCTCCCGGACCCCGGACGGCGCACCCGACCAGGCCAGGATCGCCGGACGTCTGGCCGCCAAGGAAGCCGTCTTCAAACTCCTCGGCGCCGTCGGACGACCGGTGCCCTGGCAGGGCATCGAGGTCCTGCGCGGCCCCGGCGGACGGCCGGGGATCCGGCTCTCCGGCCGGGCGGCCGAGCTGGCCCGCGCCGCCGGGCTCGGCCCGATCGACGTGAGCATCAGCCACGACGCCGGCTTCGCGATCGCCGTCGCGGCCTCCTCCACCTCTCTCGATCACCACCCGTCTCACGCTCACCACTCGTCTCTCGATCACCGCCCGTCTCACGCTCACCACCCCTCCCGCTCATCCCATCTCGCAGCATCAGCGACTCCGAAGGGAATGCCATGA
- a CDS encoding phosphopantetheine-binding protein, whose product MSSAGIDKVRDWILGRHPERTELAADVDLIESRLVDSLAFVELVYTIEDAAGVEIDFDNIDIEDFQTLATIEKAFFA is encoded by the coding sequence ATGAGTTCCGCAGGTATCGACAAGGTCCGGGACTGGATCCTCGGCCGTCACCCCGAGCGCACCGAGCTCGCCGCCGACGTCGACCTCATCGAGAGCCGTCTCGTCGACTCGCTCGCCTTCGTCGAGCTCGTCTACACCATCGAGGACGCCGCGGGCGTCGAGATCGACTTCGACAACATCGACATCGAGGACTTCCAGACCCTCGCGACCATCGAGAAGGCGTTCTTCGCCTGA
- a CDS encoding class I SAM-dependent methyltransferase, which produces MDAVSYTAQWMAAARAQESEREDALFVDPLAKDLAAPRGFELIERYAGGGLLPFISIRTRFLDDAIRDVLAEGGIQQVVLIAAGMDTRAFRLDWPEGAQVYEVDHALLIAEKRRRLDALGAEPRTDRREVSADLTQEWLPALEAAGFDRTRPTLWVAEALTFFLTEEQAAGLLQLLASASAPGSHLAFDILGRALLRSPFSKRWLDTLAADGTPWIFGTDEPEEFLTANGWKTTDLRQPGEPGAGEGRWPYDVQPRDRRGANRLWLIRAEIATA; this is translated from the coding sequence ATGGATGCAGTCTCGTACACCGCACAGTGGATGGCCGCGGCCCGCGCACAGGAGTCCGAGCGGGAGGACGCGCTGTTCGTCGACCCGCTGGCCAAGGACCTCGCCGCTCCCAGGGGCTTCGAGCTGATCGAGCGCTACGCCGGCGGCGGCCTCCTGCCGTTCATCTCCATCCGGACCCGGTTCCTGGACGACGCCATCCGGGACGTCCTCGCCGAGGGCGGGATCCAGCAGGTCGTCCTGATCGCGGCGGGCATGGACACCCGGGCCTTCCGGCTCGACTGGCCGGAAGGCGCCCAGGTCTACGAGGTCGACCACGCGCTGCTCATCGCCGAGAAGCGCCGCCGGCTCGACGCCCTCGGGGCCGAGCCGCGCACCGACCGGCGCGAGGTCTCCGCCGACCTCACCCAGGAGTGGCTGCCCGCCCTGGAGGCCGCCGGCTTCGACCGCACCCGCCCCACCCTGTGGGTCGCCGAGGCGCTGACCTTCTTCCTCACCGAGGAGCAGGCGGCCGGGCTGCTCCAGCTGCTCGCCTCCGCCTCGGCCCCCGGCAGCCACCTGGCCTTCGACATCCTCGGCCGCGCCCTGCTGCGCAGCCCGTTCTCGAAGCGCTGGCTGGACACCCTCGCCGCCGACGGCACGCCGTGGATCTTCGGCACCGACGAGCCCGAGGAGTTCCTCACGGCGAACGGCTGGAAGACCACCGACCTGCGGCAGCCGGGCGAGCCCGGCGCGGGCGAGGGCCGCTGGCCGTACGACGTCCAGCCGCGGGACCGCCGGGGCGCCAACCGGCTGTGGCTGATCCGCGCCGAGATAGCGACGGCCTGA
- a CDS encoding 3-oxoacyl-[acyl-carrier-protein] synthase III C-terminal domain-containing protein produces MGHPATDLQASDAQAAGHQAQASAATDRPAPDRRITLERIESYLPERSVRIEELGERLGLRRAELGVFRKFYGLDTLRFDPELPLLDLLRPAARGALAALPEGGRVEYLAYAHVTQAVAPADVDIAQAVGEDLGLDGTEAFGLSHQACVSSLGAIEVLGELLRAEGAEGAYALMVTGEQAYSPMVQLVPNTSIMADAAASCLITLDGEGDVVRSFATRTLGEYAQWLELTAEQNTEFGEQYGKRISEVIHQALTEAGLTLDDVDLVIPHNVNKLAWRQTIKELEVAPEKVFLDNVPRYSHTFASDVFVNYTTLRDAGRLVDGAHYLLVSVGLGATFGAMVITHRAGGEK; encoded by the coding sequence ATGGGTCACCCGGCCACGGACCTCCAGGCCTCGGACGCCCAGGCCGCGGGCCACCAGGCCCAGGCCTCGGCGGCCACGGACCGCCCGGCCCCGGACCGTCGGATCACCCTGGAGCGGATCGAGTCGTACCTGCCCGAGCGCAGCGTACGGATCGAGGAGCTGGGCGAGCGGCTGGGTCTGCGGCGGGCCGAACTCGGGGTGTTCCGCAAGTTCTACGGCCTGGACACCCTCCGCTTCGACCCCGAGCTGCCGCTGCTCGACCTGCTGCGGCCCGCCGCGCGCGGCGCCCTGGCCGCCCTCCCGGAGGGCGGCCGGGTGGAGTACCTGGCCTATGCCCACGTCACCCAGGCGGTGGCGCCGGCCGACGTGGACATCGCCCAGGCGGTCGGCGAGGACCTCGGCCTCGACGGCACCGAGGCCTTCGGCCTCAGCCACCAGGCCTGCGTGAGCAGCCTGGGCGCCATCGAGGTGCTCGGCGAACTGCTGCGCGCGGAGGGCGCCGAAGGCGCGTACGCCCTGATGGTCACCGGCGAGCAGGCGTACTCGCCGATGGTCCAGCTCGTCCCCAACACCTCGATCATGGCCGACGCCGCCGCCTCCTGCCTGATCACCCTGGACGGCGAGGGCGATGTCGTCCGCTCCTTCGCCACCCGGACCCTGGGCGAGTACGCGCAGTGGCTGGAGCTGACCGCCGAGCAGAACACCGAGTTCGGCGAGCAGTACGGCAAGCGGATCTCCGAGGTCATCCACCAGGCCCTGACGGAGGCGGGGCTGACGCTCGACGACGTCGACCTGGTGATCCCGCACAACGTCAACAAGCTGGCGTGGCGGCAGACCATCAAGGAGCTGGAGGTGGCGCCGGAGAAGGTCTTCCTGGACAACGTCCCGCGCTACAGCCACACCTTCGCCTCGGACGTCTTCGTCAACTACACGACCCTGCGGGACGCGGGCCGTCTCGTGGACGGCGCGCACTACCTGCTGGTCTCCGTCGGCCTGGGCGCCACCTTCGGCGCGATGGTGATCACCCACCGTGCGGGGGGCGAAAAGTGA
- a CDS encoding acyl carrier protein: MERQEILLVIEKALSEVLERPVSGLTEETALFDELQLESIAVLGLLMTVEEATGIAVDPDELDIDHLRTMRSFADYVEAALREAEGTS, translated from the coding sequence ATGGAGCGTCAGGAGATTCTGCTCGTCATCGAGAAGGCCCTCAGCGAGGTCCTGGAGCGGCCGGTCAGCGGGCTCACCGAGGAGACCGCGCTCTTCGACGAGCTCCAGCTCGAATCCATCGCCGTCCTGGGGCTCCTCATGACCGTCGAGGAGGCGACCGGGATCGCGGTCGACCCGGACGAGCTCGACATCGACCACCTGCGGACCATGCGGTCCTTCGCCGACTACGTCGAGGCCGCACTCCGCGAAGCAGAGGGGACGTCATGA
- a CDS encoding condensation domain-containing protein produces the protein MTTAETRTIRLDSARAGAGPATWGQRAIWGVVTRLGDDAPRYNVPVDLPVSPPRPVSRVLADVTELLLLHDSLHTRFLSDGDDGLKQVVDGSGELPVEIRTCPAARAADAGAALLKELAGRSFDHTREWPLRVGLVESEGLVHRLVLVGAHTGMDYWGLGILLRDLGAVVSGETSASLRLARPSLQPLDAAEVQASPLGRRRDEAARRYWCEQLTAGPRRIFQDPAAPELADDPTRMFPNALLRSPALAVAVGRVAAELEVSDAAVLLGAASHQLARMSGSSDVLFQVVVGNRFQPAAAAAVSTVAQEALFRLTDADRDFEDAVRRTRSVAFSAFRHASYDKWALDREVALLVEKGEAADHSYWWNDTRDPAVGPFETVERPRAALSELIGRTDLSWPTEFLPRKNVSMAVDVLTAPGALDLAMTADPAVLGRDGMERFLRGVERLIVAEAIALGD, from the coding sequence ATGACCACGGCTGAGACGCGGACCATCAGGCTGGACTCCGCGAGAGCCGGCGCCGGCCCGGCGACCTGGGGGCAGCGGGCGATCTGGGGTGTCGTCACCCGGCTCGGCGACGACGCCCCCCGCTACAACGTGCCGGTCGACCTCCCCGTCAGCCCGCCCCGCCCCGTGTCCCGCGTCCTCGCGGACGTGACGGAGCTCCTCCTGCTCCACGACAGCCTGCACACCAGGTTCCTGTCCGACGGCGACGACGGCCTGAAGCAGGTCGTGGACGGCAGCGGCGAGCTTCCCGTGGAGATCCGTACGTGCCCGGCGGCACGGGCCGCGGACGCCGGTGCCGCCCTGCTCAAGGAGCTCGCCGGGCGCTCCTTCGACCACACCCGGGAGTGGCCCCTGCGCGTCGGCCTCGTGGAGTCCGAGGGCCTGGTCCACCGGCTGGTGCTGGTCGGGGCGCACACCGGGATGGACTACTGGGGTCTCGGCATCCTGCTCCGCGACCTGGGGGCGGTCGTATCGGGGGAGACCTCCGCGTCGCTGCGCCTGGCCCGCCCCTCCCTCCAGCCCCTGGACGCCGCCGAGGTCCAGGCGTCGCCGCTCGGCCGTCGCCGGGACGAGGCGGCCCGCCGCTACTGGTGCGAGCAGCTGACCGCCGGCCCCCGGCGGATCTTCCAGGACCCGGCGGCGCCGGAACTCGCGGACGACCCGACGCGGATGTTCCCCAACGCGCTGCTGCGCTCGCCCGCGCTCGCGGTCGCCGTCGGGCGGGTGGCGGCGGAGCTGGAGGTGAGCGACGCGGCGGTGCTGCTCGGCGCGGCCTCCCACCAGCTGGCCAGGATGTCCGGGAGCAGCGACGTGCTGTTCCAGGTGGTCGTGGGCAACCGCTTCCAGCCGGCCGCCGCAGCTGCGGTCAGCACGGTGGCGCAGGAGGCGCTGTTCCGGCTCACGGACGCGGACCGGGACTTCGAGGACGCGGTGCGGCGGACGCGGTCCGTCGCCTTCAGCGCGTTCCGCCACGCCTCGTACGACAAGTGGGCGCTGGACCGGGAGGTGGCGCTGCTCGTCGAGAAGGGCGAGGCGGCCGACCACTCGTACTGGTGGAACGACACCCGCGACCCGGCCGTCGGGCCGTTCGAGACCGTCGAGCGGCCGCGGGCCGCGCTGAGCGAGCTGATCGGCCGGACCGACCTGAGCTGGCCGACGGAGTTCCTGCCCCGCAAGAACGTCTCGATGGCCGTGGACGTGCTGACCGCCCCGGGCGCCCTGGACCTCGCCATGACCGCCGACCCGGCCGTCCTCGGCCGCGACGGGATGGAGCGGTTCCTTCGCGGGGTCGAGCGGCTGATCGTCGCCGAGGCGATCGCGCTGGGGGACTGA
- a CDS encoding polysaccharide deacetylase family protein — MAETYAGIAWTGEGYEVEVLDGAGRRVVEPSGWSGAQTAELIAWLRDFDGGRAPAVVLDSTNGLLDGPMTAAGLEVYRADPWLLPPRPGFGSVPAARLAERARTAPGELARVTAEGGTLTGRAEEYFAGVKRGEPVVAELTAAGRCFAHGRRDAPKVALTFDDGPDPVFTRQVLDILERYGARATFFCVGHHVAALPDLVRRTAAAGHELGNHSWSHPYLPDLTPEQLREQLDRTAEAVAKVTGEDAPTRFRPPYGALSPEVLAALEGYPTTLTMWDVDTRDWARPGAERIAATVLESAEPGSVVLMHEGAGDRAQTVEALPAIVEGLLARGLELVTVGELAAPPGTDGPPPSAR, encoded by the coding sequence ATGGCCGAGACGTACGCGGGAATCGCCTGGACGGGCGAGGGGTACGAGGTCGAGGTCCTCGACGGCGCCGGGCGCCGGGTCGTGGAGCCGAGCGGCTGGAGCGGCGCCCAGACCGCCGAACTCATCGCCTGGCTCCGGGACTTCGACGGCGGGCGGGCACCCGCCGTGGTCCTGGACAGCACCAACGGGCTGCTCGACGGCCCGATGACGGCGGCCGGTCTGGAGGTCTACCGCGCGGATCCCTGGCTGCTGCCGCCGCGGCCGGGCTTCGGCTCGGTCCCGGCCGCACGGCTGGCGGAGCGGGCCAGGACCGCGCCCGGCGAGCTGGCCCGGGTCACCGCCGAGGGCGGCACGCTGACCGGCCGCGCCGAGGAGTACTTCGCCGGCGTGAAGCGCGGCGAGCCGGTCGTCGCGGAACTGACCGCGGCCGGACGGTGCTTCGCGCACGGCCGCCGGGACGCCCCGAAGGTCGCGCTCACCTTCGACGACGGCCCCGACCCGGTCTTCACCCGCCAGGTGCTGGACATCCTGGAGCGCTACGGAGCCCGGGCGACCTTCTTCTGCGTCGGGCACCACGTCGCGGCGCTGCCCGACCTCGTACGCCGGACCGCCGCCGCCGGCCACGAGCTGGGCAACCACTCCTGGTCACACCCCTACCTGCCCGACCTCACGCCGGAGCAGCTGCGCGAGCAGCTCGACCGGACGGCCGAGGCCGTGGCCAAGGTGACGGGCGAGGACGCCCCGACCCGGTTCCGGCCGCCGTACGGAGCGCTGAGCCCCGAGGTGCTGGCCGCCCTTGAGGGGTATCCGACCACGCTGACGATGTGGGACGTGGACACCCGCGACTGGGCGCGGCCGGGAGCGGAGCGGATCGCCGCGACCGTCCTGGAGTCCGCGGAGCCGGGCTCGGTGGTGCTGATGCACGAGGGCGCCGGCGATCGCGCCCAGACCGTGGAGGCCCTTCCGGCGATCGTCGAGGGCCTCCTCGCACGCGGCCTGGAGCTCGTCACCGTGGGGGAACTGGCCGCGCCTCCCGGCACCGACGGCCCGCCGCCGTCCGCCCGATGA
- a CDS encoding MFS transporter has translation MEERLADHTAADAPPPTKDGPDGPDRPDGSPPSGVSTPGVPSSGEPAIWSRNFRYYFTARSAGLLSWAMLPVAVSAGLLSGGYGLDTAGYSMAFLVAPFAGLVLFGGVLADRFTARRMMIIADIANLTAHILLALLFIHGIDHLWQLYGLLVVAGTANALFQPGASSTVPLVSRDVQGANGVLRTSEAITGLGGPALAGALVGFGSTGWVMVISAVAYGTSAICLFVLRLGVVPAPPPGQSLWRNLAVGWQEFTSRSWLWGVILVWMFYAVLSWGPQLSVAAGVIVPEHGASAFGLINAALGAGTVAGGLLAIRYKPQRPLAAGAVAMMAYPIYPLGIVLGWPVWMLAVAQVLVGAGIGVWGVMWATSVQTQVPGEVLNRVHAYEVAGSVGMYPIGSALAGPAVGAFGTDAVLLVGVVVSFLTAAALLAARPIRTLQRVPDRV, from the coding sequence ATGGAAGAACGCTTGGCGGACCACACCGCGGCGGACGCACCCCCGCCGACGAAGGACGGACCCGACGGGCCCGACCGACCCGACGGGTCGCCGCCGTCGGGGGTGTCGACCCCCGGGGTGCCGTCCTCGGGAGAGCCGGCGATCTGGTCCCGTAACTTCCGGTACTACTTCACGGCCCGCAGCGCGGGTCTGCTCAGCTGGGCCATGCTGCCGGTCGCGGTCTCGGCCGGTCTGCTCAGCGGCGGGTACGGCCTGGACACCGCCGGGTACTCGATGGCCTTCCTCGTCGCGCCGTTCGCCGGTCTGGTGCTGTTCGGCGGGGTGCTCGCCGACCGGTTCACCGCCCGCCGGATGATGATCATCGCGGATATCGCCAACCTCACCGCGCACATCCTGCTCGCCCTCCTGTTCATCCACGGCATCGACCATCTCTGGCAGCTGTACGGGCTGTTGGTGGTGGCCGGTACGGCGAACGCGCTGTTCCAGCCGGGCGCCTCCTCGACCGTCCCGCTGGTCTCCCGGGACGTGCAGGGCGCGAACGGCGTGCTGCGCACCTCCGAGGCGATCACCGGCCTCGGCGGCCCGGCGCTGGCCGGCGCCCTGGTCGGGTTCGGGTCCACCGGCTGGGTGATGGTGATCTCCGCCGTCGCCTACGGGACCAGCGCGATCTGCTTGTTCGTGCTCCGGCTCGGCGTGGTGCCCGCGCCGCCGCCCGGCCAGAGCCTGTGGCGCAATCTGGCGGTCGGCTGGCAGGAGTTCACCTCCCGCAGCTGGCTGTGGGGCGTGATTTTGGTCTGGATGTTCTACGCGGTGCTCTCCTGGGGGCCGCAGCTGTCGGTGGCCGCCGGCGTCATCGTGCCCGAGCACGGCGCGTCCGCCTTCGGTCTGATCAACGCCGCGCTGGGCGCCGGCACCGTCGCCGGTGGCCTCCTCGCGATCCGCTACAAGCCCCAGCGGCCGCTCGCCGCCGGGGCCGTGGCGATGATGGCGTACCCCATCTACCCGCTCGGCATCGTGCTCGGCTGGCCGGTCTGGATGCTCGCCGTCGCCCAGGTCCTGGTCGGCGCCGGGATCGGCGTCTGGGGCGTCATGTGGGCCACCAGCGTGCAGACCCAGGTGCCGGGCGAGGTGCTGAACCGCGTCCACGCCTACGAAGTCGCGGGCTCCGTCGGCATGTACCCGATCGGCAGCGCGCTGGCAGGACCCGCCGTCGGCGCGTTCGGCACCGACGCGGTGCTCCTGGTGGGCGTCGTGGTCTCCTTCCTCACCGCCGCCGCGCTCCTGGCCGCCCGTCCGATACGGACCCTCCAACGTGTGCCGGACCGCGTCTGA
- a CDS encoding 4'-phosphopantetheinyl transferase family protein — MRTPVEGVHYVVRRSEEVLDALPVAATDRAAAAELPPWRAVEHAASRTLLRGLLREIGEDLRGGPVAALPSGRPYLPDRPDLGVSLSHSSGWVAAAVGRNRDVGVDVQVPYAVGDRMLRLCCAPGDAEALSGMPEARRRREFAWIFTVQEACVKAVGAGFPGRPWSVPVALGQRRGDWGRGDGERVGWCAPRGAQPVPAGCAWTEREVFRQVGAGGGDGL, encoded by the coding sequence GTGAGGACGCCCGTCGAGGGCGTGCACTACGTGGTCCGCCGGAGCGAGGAGGTCCTCGACGCGCTGCCCGTCGCCGCCACGGACCGGGCGGCCGCCGCGGAACTGCCGCCGTGGCGCGCCGTGGAGCACGCCGCTTCGCGGACCCTGCTGCGGGGCCTGCTGCGGGAGATCGGCGAGGACCTCCGGGGCGGGCCGGTCGCCGCTCTCCCGAGCGGCCGGCCGTACCTGCCCGACCGGCCCGACCTGGGCGTGAGCCTCTCGCACTCCTCGGGCTGGGTCGCCGCGGCCGTCGGCAGGAACCGTGACGTCGGCGTCGACGTGCAGGTCCCGTACGCGGTCGGCGACCGCATGCTGCGGCTGTGCTGCGCGCCCGGCGACGCCGAGGCGCTGTCCGGCATGCCCGAGGCCCGGCGCAGACGGGAGTTCGCCTGGATCTTCACCGTCCAGGAGGCGTGCGTGAAGGCCGTCGGCGCGGGTTTCCCCGGCCGCCCGTGGAGCGTTCCGGTGGCGCTCGGACAGCGGAGGGGCGACTGGGGGCGGGGCGATGGGGAGCGGGTCGGCTGGTGCGCCCCTCGTGGCGCGCAGCCGGTGCCGGCCGGCTGCGCCTGGACCGAGCGGGAGGTGTTCCGACAGGTGGGCGCCGGTGGCGGTGACGGGCTGTGA
- a CDS encoding pyridoxamine 5'-phosphate oxidase family protein — translation MREKGSHRRADLDAVLAAGFLCHLGVPVDGTTMVVPTAYGVDGDRLYLHGSVASRSLVQAPDTTVCVTVTHVDGLVLARSVFEHGVNYRCAMVYGIPRIVTDPEEKLRGLRALTEQSSPGQWEYVRQPSRKELAATSVLALDLTEASVKTRSGPPDDGDSEDAALGLWAGVLPVVTTFGEPVTDPVLPEDFAAPAHVAERAGRVLGE, via the coding sequence ATGCGCGAGAAGGGCAGCCACCGGCGGGCCGACCTGGACGCCGTGCTGGCGGCGGGCTTCCTCTGCCACCTCGGGGTCCCCGTCGACGGGACGACGATGGTCGTGCCCACCGCGTACGGCGTGGACGGCGACCGGCTCTACCTCCACGGCTCGGTCGCCAGCCGCAGTCTGGTCCAGGCCCCCGACACCACCGTCTGCGTCACGGTCACCCACGTCGACGGTCTCGTCCTCGCCCGCTCCGTCTTCGAGCACGGCGTGAACTACCGCTGCGCGATGGTCTACGGCATACCGCGGATCGTGACCGACCCGGAGGAGAAGCTGCGCGGGCTGCGGGCGCTCACCGAGCAGAGTTCGCCGGGACAGTGGGAGTACGTGCGGCAGCCCAGCCGCAAGGAGCTCGCCGCGACCTCGGTCCTCGCACTCGACCTCACCGAGGCCTCGGTGAAGACCCGCAGCGGCCCGCCGGACGACGGCGACTCCGAGGACGCGGCGCTCGGCCTCTGGGCGGGTGTCCTGCCCGTCGTGACCACCTTCGGCGAGCCGGTCACCGACCCCGTCCTGCCCGAGGATTTCGCGGCGCCCGCGCACGTCGCCGAGCGCGCCGGGCGTGTGCTGGGGGAGTAG
- a CDS encoding sigma factor-like helix-turn-helix DNA-binding protein, with the protein MDDDDDLAARTEEREPRLNAVAYRMLGSSDEADEAVRDAVRESVREAVHASMPKSVPESVPASVRKSAPETARRPTAGGRVLDALARICLERLRARETHRTAPWDPWAPVRPDPADPDPALLAALDPLTPPERLAFVLHDLFGIPYEEIARILDRTPAAARQLAAHGRHRVQGAEEMPEPDPARQRATVAACLAAARAGDSDALRALLDPDVALRADPTAVRAGVRPAHGAGSVAPALAGRILEARPALVDGTAGLVLSRGGPPGTVYTVFSFTVLDGRITSVDVLADEGHLSRLTVQAPAENTAPA; encoded by the coding sequence GTGGATGACGACGACGACCTCGCCGCCCGCACCGAGGAGCGCGAGCCGCGGCTGAACGCCGTGGCGTACCGGATGCTCGGCTCGTCCGACGAGGCCGATGAGGCGGTACGGGACGCGGTACGGGAGTCGGTACGGGAAGCGGTCCACGCGTCGATGCCGAAGTCGGTACCGGAGTCCGTACCTGCTTCGGTACGGAAGTCGGCACCGGAGACGGCCCGCCGCCCCACCGCCGGTGGACGGGTGCTGGACGCCCTGGCCCGGATCTGCCTGGAACGCCTCCGCGCACGCGAGACCCACCGGACGGCGCCCTGGGATCCCTGGGCCCCTGTCCGGCCTGACCCGGCGGACCCCGACCCGGCCCTCCTGGCGGCCCTGGACCCGCTCACACCGCCCGAGCGGCTCGCCTTCGTCCTCCACGACCTGTTCGGCATCCCGTACGAGGAGATCGCCCGGATCCTGGACCGCACCCCGGCCGCCGCCCGACAGCTCGCCGCCCATGGCCGGCACCGGGTGCAGGGCGCCGAGGAGATGCCGGAACCCGACCCGGCACGCCAGCGGGCGACCGTCGCCGCCTGCCTGGCGGCCGCGCGGGCCGGGGACTCCGACGCGCTGCGCGCGCTCCTCGACCCGGACGTGGCGCTGCGGGCCGACCCCACCGCCGTACGGGCCGGGGTGCGGCCCGCGCACGGGGCGGGGTCGGTGGCCCCGGCCCTCGCCGGGCGGATCCTGGAGGCCCGCCCGGCCCTGGTCGACGGGACGGCGGGCCTGGTCCTGAGCCGCGGCGGACCGCCCGGCACCGTCTACACCGTCTTCTCCTTCACCGTGCTCGACGGCCGGATCACCTCGGTGGACGTCCTGGCGGACGAGGGCCACCTCAGCCGCCTGACCGTCCAGGCCCCGGCGGAGAACACCGCCCCGGCCTGA